In one Pseudomonas sp. MM211 genomic region, the following are encoded:
- a CDS encoding penicillin acylase family protein — MLPRAFRPFATLSLAGIVTGMVALSGCQSLLDSRYRNSVHPDQGSFRVQGLAQTASVRRNPLGMPLIETHTFHDALFTLGYVHASDRLSQMVSLRLMAEGRLAEMAGPGVLEMDRFMRAVNLKKSAEVLYKNASPRMKAFFEVYARGVNAYLFRYRDKLPMDLAEAGYRPPYWKPEDSVMIFCLLNFGLSVNLQEEIAALTLTQKVGADKLAWLLPTYPDEPLPFEEAEKLKGLALGGNIPGLQAVKTAAAQVSERHMLGVAASNNWAIAPSRSRSGKSLLANDTHLPIELPSVWSFVQIRAPKFQASGVTVAGMPAVVAGFNGKLAWGMTMVMGDNQDLFLEKVKREGNRLLYLADGKWLHAQERQETFFIKGQKSIRETVYETRHGPLLNSVLGERKHPLQPLQLQSGYGLALQTTQFEEDASLDAFFNLSRAQSVEQAFEATREIRAMPLNLVFADASNIGWQVTGRFPNRREGQGLVPSPGWDSRYEWDGFADPMLHPYDQDPQQGWLGSANQRSVPRGYGMQLSNSWYAPERYERIAQLAGSGRHDTQSMIAMQYDQTTPFAAKLQNMFEAQNMAEPLRKAIDRLPDAQRGKAHEALSRLMAFDGKLSATSADAAVYSAFLHESARQIFLDELGPETSSAWKALVNNANLSYSAQADHLLGRDDSPFWDDVRTPQKEDKPAILARSLAASIELLEQRLGTERTAWQWGKLHTYEWLSGSTQMAPYLSAGQRTSIGSLKGYLDRGPYPAGGDHSTLNVSAYNWGQDFDTWLIPSMRMIVDFGREEPMIGLNSSGQSGNPASPHYADGIDAWRRAKYLSFPVQQQNLEKTYGSKRLLLTP; from the coding sequence ATGCTGCCGCGCGCTTTCCGTCCTTTTGCCACTTTGAGCCTCGCTGGCATCGTCACCGGTATGGTTGCGCTGAGCGGTTGCCAATCCCTGCTCGACAGCCGCTACCGCAATAGCGTGCACCCGGATCAAGGTTCCTTCCGCGTGCAGGGGCTGGCGCAGACCGCTTCGGTACGCCGCAACCCGCTGGGCATGCCGCTGATCGAAACCCATACCTTTCACGACGCCCTGTTCACCCTGGGCTACGTGCACGCTAGCGACCGCCTCAGCCAGATGGTCAGCCTGCGCCTGATGGCCGAAGGTCGCCTGGCGGAAATGGCCGGCCCTGGCGTGCTGGAAATGGACCGGTTCATGCGCGCGGTGAACCTCAAGAAAAGCGCCGAGGTGCTCTACAAGAATGCCTCGCCACGGATGAAGGCGTTCTTCGAAGTCTATGCCCGGGGCGTCAACGCCTACCTGTTCCGCTACCGCGACAAGCTGCCGATGGATCTGGCCGAGGCCGGCTATCGTCCACCCTACTGGAAACCCGAAGACTCAGTGATGATCTTCTGCCTGCTCAATTTCGGTCTGTCGGTGAACCTGCAGGAAGAGATCGCGGCACTGACCCTCACCCAGAAAGTCGGCGCCGACAAACTGGCCTGGCTGCTGCCCACCTATCCGGACGAGCCGTTGCCGTTCGAGGAAGCCGAGAAGCTCAAGGGCCTGGCGCTTGGCGGCAACATTCCTGGCCTGCAGGCGGTGAAGACAGCCGCCGCCCAGGTGTCCGAGCGGCACATGCTCGGCGTCGCTGCCTCGAACAATTGGGCCATCGCCCCCTCGCGCAGCCGTAGCGGCAAGAGCCTGTTGGCCAACGACACCCATCTGCCGATCGAACTGCCTTCGGTATGGAGCTTCGTGCAGATTCGCGCGCCGAAATTTCAGGCCTCCGGGGTAACGGTCGCCGGTATGCCGGCGGTGGTTGCCGGCTTCAACGGTAAGCTGGCCTGGGGCATGACCATGGTCATGGGCGACAACCAGGATCTGTTCCTCGAGAAGGTCAAACGCGAAGGCAATCGCCTGCTATATCTCGCCGACGGTAAATGGCTACACGCTCAGGAGCGCCAGGAAACCTTCTTCATAAAGGGTCAGAAGTCGATCCGCGAAACCGTTTATGAAACCCGCCACGGCCCGCTGCTCAACAGTGTGCTGGGCGAACGCAAACATCCGCTGCAGCCCCTGCAGTTGCAAAGCGGCTACGGCCTGGCGCTGCAAACCACCCAGTTCGAGGAGGACGCCAGCCTCGACGCCTTCTTCAATCTGTCTCGCGCGCAATCCGTGGAGCAGGCCTTCGAGGCAACCCGGGAAATCCGCGCCATGCCGCTGAACCTGGTGTTCGCGGACGCCAGCAACATCGGTTGGCAGGTTACCGGGCGTTTCCCGAATCGCCGTGAAGGCCAGGGTCTGGTGCCATCACCGGGCTGGGACAGCCGCTACGAGTGGGATGGTTTCGCCGACCCGATGCTCCATCCTTACGATCAGGACCCGCAGCAGGGCTGGCTGGGTAGCGCCAACCAGCGCAGCGTGCCGCGCGGTTACGGCATGCAGCTGTCCAACTCCTGGTACGCCCCGGAGCGCTACGAGCGCATCGCGCAGTTGGCCGGCAGTGGCCGTCATGACACGCAAAGCATGATTGCCATGCAGTACGACCAGACCACGCCGTTCGCCGCCAAGCTGCAGAACATGTTCGAGGCGCAGAACATGGCCGAACCACTGCGTAAGGCTATCGACCGCCTGCCCGATGCCCAGCGTGGCAAGGCCCATGAAGCACTGAGCCGATTGATGGCCTTCGACGGCAAACTCTCCGCGACCTCCGCGGACGCAGCCGTGTACAGCGCCTTCCTGCACGAAAGTGCCCGACAGATCTTCCTCGACGAGCTCGGCCCGGAAACCTCATCAGCCTGGAAAGCCCTGGTGAATAACGCCAACCTGTCCTATTCGGCCCAGGCCGATCACCTCCTTGGCCGCGACGACAGCCCGTTCTGGGACGACGTGCGCACACCGCAAAAAGAAGACAAGCCGGCGATTCTCGCCCGCAGCCTGGCGGCCAGCATCGAGTTGCTCGAGCAGCGCCTGGGCACTGAACGCACCGCCTGGCAGTGGGGCAAGCTGCACACTTACGAGTGGCTGAGCGGCAGCACGCAGATGGCGCCCTACCTGAGCGCCGGCCAGCGCACCAGCATCGGCTCGCTGAAGGGCTATCTTGACCGCGGCCCGTACCCGGCCGGCGGAGACCACAGCACGTTGAACGTGTCGGCCTACAACTGGGGCCAGGACTTCGATACCTGGCTGATCCCCAGCATGCGGATGATCGTCGACTTCGGCCGCGAGGAACCCATGATCGGCCTCAACAGCTCCGGGCAATCCGGCAACCCGGCCAGCCCGCACTACGCCGACGGCATCGACGCCTGGCGCCGGGCCAAGTACCTGAGTTTCCCCGTGCAACAGCAGAACCTGGAAAAGACCTACGGCAGCAAACGCCTGCTGTTGACGCCCTGA
- a CDS encoding YchJ family protein, with the protein METRTSQTSCPCGSGDSLPDCCGRYHSGLPAPCAQSLMRSRYSAYVLGNIDYLVATSLPAQQAKLDVEGIRTWSLQSTWLGLEVERSELLGGQPEHARVTFVARWHDEAGEHSHRECSAFVQNQGRWYFLDPTVGLQAGRNDPCPCASGQKFKKCCAGYL; encoded by the coding sequence ATGGAAACCAGAACCTCGCAAACCAGCTGCCCCTGCGGCAGCGGCGATTCCCTACCGGACTGCTGCGGCCGTTATCACAGTGGCTTGCCTGCCCCTTGTGCGCAGAGTTTGATGCGCTCGCGCTATAGCGCTTACGTGCTTGGCAACATCGACTATCTGGTGGCGACCTCGCTGCCGGCACAGCAGGCAAAACTGGATGTAGAAGGTATCCGCACCTGGAGCCTGCAGAGCACCTGGCTGGGCCTTGAGGTCGAACGCTCGGAATTGCTAGGCGGTCAGCCTGAACATGCGCGGGTTACCTTCGTTGCCCGCTGGCATGACGAGGCCGGCGAGCATAGCCATCGTGAATGCTCCGCTTTTGTGCAGAATCAGGGCCGCTGGTATTTCCTCGACCCGACCGTAGGGCTGCAGGCCGGACGCAACGATCCCTGTCCTTGCGCGAGTGGCCAGAAGTTCAAGAAGTGCTGCGCGGGCTACTTATAG
- a CDS encoding NAD(P)/FAD-dependent oxidoreductase → MKRLKLVMIGNGMAGVRTLEELLKIAPDLYDITVFGAEPHPNYNRILLSPVLAGEQTFDDIVLNELSWYTEHGIQLLLGRKVVEIDRVHRRVIADDGSSADYDRLLIATGSRPFILPIPGNELDGVIGYRDIADTRCMLDSANLHRRAVVIGGGLLGLEAAHGLKLRGMDVSVVHNGATLLERQLDERAGRLLQNALERRGLHFALGKQTAELIGTDSGRVSAVRFSDGEQLPADLVVMAAGIRPNIELAQRAGLPCARGILVNDTLQSFDPRVYAVGECVSHRGVAYGLVAPLFEQARVCASHLAMQGFRRYLGSLTATKLKVTGIDLFSAGDFAGGPGTQSIILDDPVTGSYRKLVLKNDVLVGACLYGDTADGAWYLQLIREGRKVADVRDMLMFGEDAVNSLSPACNAEPILLLGAA, encoded by the coding sequence ATGAAACGATTGAAACTGGTGATGATCGGCAACGGCATGGCCGGCGTACGCACGCTGGAAGAGCTGCTCAAGATCGCCCCCGACCTCTACGACATCACCGTGTTCGGCGCCGAGCCACATCCCAACTACAACCGCATCCTGCTGTCGCCGGTGCTGGCGGGCGAACAGACCTTCGATGACATCGTGCTCAACGAACTGAGCTGGTACACCGAGCACGGCATCCAACTGCTGCTGGGTCGCAAGGTGGTGGAGATCGACCGCGTGCACCGTCGGGTGATCGCCGATGATGGCAGCAGTGCCGACTATGACCGCCTGCTGATCGCCACCGGCTCCCGGCCATTCATCCTGCCAATACCGGGCAACGAGCTGGACGGCGTGATCGGCTACCGCGACATCGCCGACACCCGCTGCATGCTCGACAGCGCCAACCTGCACCGCCGCGCAGTGGTCATCGGCGGCGGCCTGCTTGGCCTGGAAGCAGCCCACGGCCTCAAGCTACGTGGCATGGACGTGAGCGTGGTGCACAACGGCGCCACCCTGCTGGAACGCCAGCTCGACGAGCGTGCCGGCAGATTGCTGCAGAACGCTCTGGAACGACGAGGCCTGCACTTCGCGCTGGGCAAACAGACCGCCGAGCTGATCGGCACCGACAGCGGCCGGGTCAGCGCCGTGCGTTTCAGCGATGGCGAGCAACTACCCGCCGATCTGGTAGTGATGGCCGCCGGCATTCGCCCCAACATCGAACTGGCCCAGCGCGCCGGCCTTCCCTGCGCCCGCGGCATCCTGGTCAACGACACACTGCAGAGCTTCGACCCCCGGGTCTACGCGGTTGGCGAATGCGTCAGCCACCGTGGCGTCGCCTACGGCCTGGTGGCCCCCCTGTTCGAACAGGCGCGGGTATGTGCCAGCCACCTGGCCATGCAGGGCTTTCGCCGCTATCTCGGTTCGCTGACCGCCACCAAGCTAAAGGTCACCGGTATCGACCTGTTCTCCGCCGGGGACTTCGCTGGCGGCCCGGGCACGCAGAGCATCATTCTCGACGACCCGGTCACCGGCAGTTACCGCAAGCTGGTGCTGAAGAACGACGTGCTGGTCGGCGCCTGCCTGTATGGCGATACCGCCGATGGCGCCTGGTACCTGCAACTGATCCGCGAAGGCCGCAAGGTGGCGGATGTCCGCGACATGCTGATGTTTGGCGAGGACGCGGTGAACAGCCTGTCACCCGCCTGCAACGCCGAGCCGATTCTCCTGCTGGGAGCGGCCTGA
- a CDS encoding LEA type 2 family protein: MFSQAQMIRILSLMVFLGLCSALSGCSTWLSDDFEDPDVRLVNVDVVRAKLLEQRFVLRFRIDNPNDVSLPVRGLNYVVHLNDVKLAEGESEVWFTVPANGHIEFDVPVRTNLWRHVRQVVKLLEQPDEPISYRLQGEVKTGLFFGRRVHMKRNGEIIPGEYLPE, translated from the coding sequence ATGTTTTCTCAGGCGCAAATGATAAGAATTCTTAGCCTAATGGTGTTTCTTGGTCTGTGCTCGGCATTGAGCGGTTGCTCGACCTGGCTTTCGGACGATTTCGAAGATCCCGATGTTCGTCTCGTGAATGTCGACGTAGTAAGAGCCAAGCTGCTTGAGCAGCGCTTCGTTCTGCGTTTCCGGATCGACAACCCCAACGACGTCAGCCTGCCCGTGCGTGGTCTCAACTACGTGGTGCACCTCAACGACGTGAAGCTCGCCGAGGGTGAGTCGGAAGTCTGGTTCACCGTGCCTGCCAATGGTCATATCGAGTTCGACGTTCCCGTGCGTACCAACCTGTGGCGTCACGTTCGTCAGGTGGTCAAGTTGCTGGAACAGCCGGATGAACCCATCAGCTACCGCCTGCAGGGCGAAGTGAAAACCGGACTATTCTTCGGCCGACGCGTGCACATGAAGCGCAATGGCGAGATAATTCCCGGCGAATATCTTCCGGAGTAA
- a CDS encoding SEC-C metal-binding domain-containing protein — protein sequence MTQQPHVHGPDCNHDHDHDHGHDDHGHVHGPHCNHAPQEPVRNALKDVGRNDPCPCGSEKKFKKCHGA from the coding sequence ATGACCCAGCAACCTCATGTTCACGGCCCTGACTGCAACCACGATCACGACCATGATCATGGCCATGACGATCACGGCCATGTGCACGGCCCGCATTGCAACCACGCGCCTCAGGAGCCGGTACGCAACGCCCTGAAGGATGTTGGCCGCAATGATCCTTGCCCATGCGGCAGCGAGAAGAAATTCAAGAAGTGCCATGGGGCCTGA
- a CDS encoding DUF1145 domain-containing protein — protein MKTIAGLGKLLATLFWCVILVNLINPYAQPFAQLLALAGVSVLVLHLLELALFNGVLRAQPRAAVARIQVLAFGIFHIWTLPHVIVATQHVSSEEAVHA, from the coding sequence ATGAAGACTATCGCGGGGCTGGGCAAACTATTGGCGACACTGTTCTGGTGCGTCATCTTGGTCAATCTGATCAATCCTTACGCTCAACCTTTCGCACAGTTGCTGGCACTTGCCGGTGTTTCTGTGCTGGTGCTGCATCTGCTTGAGCTGGCGTTGTTCAATGGCGTGCTTCGCGCGCAACCTCGCGCCGCTGTCGCACGTATTCAGGTTCTGGCTTTTGGCATCTTCCATATCTGGACATTGCCCCACGTCATCGTGGCGACCCAACATGTGAGCAGCGAGGAGGCTGTCCATGCGTAA
- a CDS encoding collagen-like protein encodes MRKLMLLAALCCPLLAVAEAVIEVDSHHFMRLPAQGSVLQLKRLVVADNGTLLIPVGVSELRIDELYLGHNAQIAIAPSNESLHLDIGSGEIASGAQISAPGAPGTAQRAAVPGRTLVVRLQAVSTDQWLLDARGGRGASGYAGLDGANGKTGGCAWGQASAGHDGQDGTDGHPGAPGGQVRLEVPADFPIERLQARLEGGAGGPAGVAGNAGAGGASKGCWIYSTSGARDGRPGMAGQPGTAGHDGRLDVVRF; translated from the coding sequence ATGCGTAAGCTGATGCTGTTGGCAGCGCTGTGCTGCCCCTTGCTGGCGGTGGCTGAAGCGGTCATCGAGGTCGACTCCCATCACTTTATGCGTTTGCCCGCTCAGGGCAGTGTGCTGCAGTTGAAACGCCTGGTAGTCGCCGATAACGGTACCTTGCTGATTCCGGTCGGCGTGAGTGAGTTGCGCATCGATGAGTTGTACCTCGGGCACAACGCGCAGATCGCCATCGCACCGTCCAACGAAAGCCTACACCTGGATATCGGCTCCGGCGAGATCGCCTCGGGGGCGCAGATCAGTGCACCAGGCGCGCCGGGCACTGCCCAGCGTGCGGCGGTACCTGGGCGTACGTTGGTCGTTCGTCTGCAAGCGGTCAGCACCGATCAGTGGTTGCTCGACGCCCGTGGTGGCCGCGGCGCTTCTGGTTATGCAGGGCTGGACGGCGCTAACGGGAAGACGGGAGGCTGCGCCTGGGGGCAGGCCAGCGCAGGCCATGATGGCCAGGACGGTACTGATGGGCATCCGGGTGCCCCAGGTGGGCAGGTAAGGCTGGAAGTGCCGGCGGATTTCCCCATCGAACGTTTGCAGGCTCGGCTGGAAGGCGGTGCGGGCGGCCCTGCTGGTGTCGCCGGTAACGCTGGTGCTGGTGGCGCGAGTAAAGGTTGCTGGATCTACAGCACCAGCGGCGCTCGTGATGGGCGTCCGGGCATGGCAGGCCAACCGGGTACAGCCGGGCATGACGGGCGCCTGGACGTGGTGCGTTTCTGA
- a CDS encoding nitrate reductase produces the protein MGAQELGAATRTTASTCCYCGVGCGVLIEHDGERILGVSGDPAHPANFGKLCSKGASLHLTGDIAARALYPELRLGKGLGRVRTDWDSALDHAADVFAETIRQHGPDSVAFYISGQLLTEDYYAFNKLARALVGTNNIDSNSRLCMSSAVVGYKRSLGADAPPCSYEDIEQADTLLIIGSNMAYAHPILFRRLEAAKAGNPQMKVIVVDPRRTDTCDLADLHLAIAPGSDVALLHGVLHLLLEQGRIDHAFIEAHTEGFEALQELVADYEPARVAQLCAISEADLRRCADWIGSSPRFLSLWCMGVNQSTAGTAKNAAIINLHLATGQIGKVGSGPFSLTGQPNAMGGRETGSLSNLLPGHREVANPQHRAEVAAYWGVDTLPQNPGLSAIELFEAVGSGKIKALWIACTNPAQSMPDQHSIHKALSDCPFVVVQEAFFTTETCRYADLLLPAASWGEKEGTVTNSERRVSRVRRAVPAPGEARADWSITCNFARRLEARLPGVPSGHFAFDNSEQLFEEYKVLTRGRDLDLCGLGYALLETRGPQQWPFPEGAQNGTPRLYGDGRFPSVNDRARFIAETYQAAKEQRDSQYPLTLNTGRLRDQWHGMSRTGTAARLFAHVEEPLLDLHPQDMAQRHLQSGQLVEVRSRRGALVVRVQADASLQQGQAFLPMHWGDRFLKGLGINALTLPAFDPLSKQPELKHAGIDVQPIDLPWTFHALVEGDVQQRLEALRPLCETFAYASFGLAGRETSALVMRVAHHHAPDAELLEQLQEQLGLAEGSVIRYDDPGALSIHKRVRIDGGRLTGFALSGETRARGWLRDLWQNQTSLDDDNGRGLRRWLLAPVESPPGQSRRQTGKTLCTCMNVSETAVREGIERGCDLIALKQNLGCGTQCGSCVPEIKRLLALQTIEA, from the coding sequence ATGGGCGCTCAGGAACTCGGCGCCGCGACGCGCACCACCGCATCGACCTGCTGTTATTGCGGCGTCGGCTGCGGCGTGCTGATCGAGCACGACGGTGAGCGCATTCTCGGCGTCAGTGGCGATCCTGCACACCCGGCGAACTTCGGCAAACTGTGCAGCAAGGGCGCCTCGCTGCACCTGACCGGAGACATCGCAGCCCGCGCCCTGTACCCCGAACTGCGCCTCGGCAAAGGATTGGGTCGTGTTCGTACCGACTGGGACAGCGCCCTGGATCACGCTGCCGATGTGTTCGCCGAAACGATTCGCCAGCACGGCCCGGACAGCGTCGCCTTCTATATCTCCGGGCAACTGCTGACCGAGGATTACTACGCCTTCAACAAGCTGGCCCGCGCCCTGGTCGGCACCAACAATATCGACAGCAACTCGCGCTTGTGCATGTCCTCGGCCGTGGTCGGCTACAAGCGCAGCCTGGGCGCCGATGCGCCGCCCTGCTCATACGAAGACATCGAGCAGGCCGACACGTTGCTGATCATCGGCAGCAACATGGCCTATGCCCACCCGATCCTGTTTCGCCGCCTGGAAGCGGCCAAGGCAGGCAACCCGCAGATGAAGGTCATCGTCGTCGACCCACGGCGCACCGACACCTGCGACCTCGCCGACCTGCACCTGGCCATCGCGCCCGGCAGCGATGTGGCACTTCTGCACGGCGTGCTGCACCTGCTGCTGGAACAGGGGCGTATCGACCACGCCTTCATCGAGGCGCACACCGAAGGCTTCGAGGCGCTACAAGAATTGGTCGCCGACTACGAGCCCGCGCGCGTCGCCCAGCTCTGCGCAATCAGCGAAGCGGATTTGCGCCGCTGTGCGGACTGGATCGGCAGCTCGCCGCGTTTTCTGTCGCTGTGGTGCATGGGCGTCAATCAGTCCACCGCCGGCACCGCAAAGAACGCCGCGATCATCAACCTGCACCTGGCCACCGGGCAGATCGGCAAGGTCGGCAGCGGGCCGTTTTCCCTCACCGGCCAGCCGAATGCCATGGGCGGTCGGGAAACCGGCAGCCTGTCCAATTTGCTGCCCGGTCACCGTGAGGTCGCCAACCCGCAGCACCGTGCCGAAGTGGCCGCTTACTGGGGCGTCGACACACTGCCGCAAAACCCGGGGCTCAGCGCCATCGAACTGTTCGAGGCGGTGGGCAGTGGCAAGATCAAGGCGCTGTGGATCGCCTGCACCAACCCGGCCCAGTCCATGCCGGATCAACACAGCATCCACAAAGCCTTGAGCGACTGTCCATTCGTGGTGGTGCAGGAGGCCTTCTTCACCACCGAAACCTGCCGCTACGCCGACCTGCTGTTGCCCGCTGCCAGTTGGGGCGAGAAGGAAGGCACGGTGACCAACTCCGAGCGCCGCGTGAGCCGCGTGCGCCGTGCCGTGCCTGCCCCTGGTGAGGCACGAGCCGACTGGTCGATCACCTGCAATTTCGCCAGGCGCCTGGAAGCTCGCCTGCCGGGCGTGCCTTCCGGGCATTTCGCCTTCGACAATAGCGAGCAGCTGTTCGAGGAATACAAGGTGCTGACCCGAGGCCGGGATCTGGATCTTTGTGGCCTCGGCTACGCGCTACTGGAAACACGCGGCCCGCAGCAATGGCCCTTTCCCGAAGGTGCGCAAAACGGCACGCCGCGCCTCTATGGCGACGGCCGCTTTCCAAGCGTCAACGACCGCGCGCGCTTTATCGCCGAGACCTATCAAGCGGCTAAAGAGCAACGCGACAGCCAGTATCCATTGACGCTCAATACCGGTCGCCTGCGCGATCAGTGGCACGGCATGAGCCGCACAGGCACCGCGGCACGGCTGTTCGCCCATGTCGAAGAGCCGCTGCTCGACCTGCACCCGCAAGACATGGCGCAGCGGCACCTGCAGAGCGGCCAACTGGTCGAGGTGCGCAGCCGCCGCGGCGCGCTGGTGGTGCGCGTCCAGGCCGACGCCAGCCTGCAGCAAGGCCAGGCTTTTCTGCCCATGCACTGGGGCGATCGCTTTCTCAAAGGCCTCGGCATCAACGCCCTGACCTTGCCAGCGTTCGATCCGCTGTCGAAGCAGCCGGAGCTGAAACACGCCGGTATCGACGTGCAGCCCATCGACCTGCCCTGGACATTCCACGCGCTGGTCGAAGGTGACGTTCAGCAACGCCTGGAAGCCTTGCGCCCGCTGTGCGAAACCTTCGCCTACGCGAGCTTCGGCCTGGCCGGTCGCGAGACCTCGGCGCTGGTGATGCGCGTCGCACACCATCACGCGCCGGATGCTGAATTACTCGAACAGCTTCAGGAACAACTGGGCCTGGCCGAAGGATCGGTGATCCGTTACGACGACCCAGGCGCCCTGTCCATTCACAAGCGCGTGCGTATCGACGGCGGTCGCCTGACGGGCTTCGCCCTGAGCGGCGAGACGCGCGCGCGCGGCTGGCTGCGTGACCTCTGGCAAAACCAGACCTCACTCGATGACGACAACGGCCGCGGCCTGCGCCGCTGGCTGCTGGCGCCGGTGGAAAGCCCGCCCGGCCAGAGCCGCCGGCAGACCGGCAAGACCCTGTGCACCTGCATGAACGTCAGCGAGACGGCAGTACGCGAGGGTATCGAGCGCGGCTGCGACCTCATCGCGCTCAAACAGAATCTCGGCTGCGGCACCCAGTGCGGCTCCTGCGTACCTGAAATCAAGCGCCTGCTGGCGCTACAGACCATCGAAGCCTAG
- the cobA gene encoding uroporphyrinogen-III C-methyltransferase yields MNPSVWLIGAGPGDPELLTLKAVRALGLADVVLIDDLVNPQVLQHCPDARVIRVGKRGGCRSTPQAFIHRLMLRYARQGKVVARLKGGDPCIFGRGGEEADWLAARGVHCEIVNGITAGLAAATRCGISLTLRGIARGVTLVTAHTQDGSSPNWQALADSGTTLVVYMGIATLADTRQHLLDAGMAAHTAVAMIENASLPDQRECRSTLLDMADAALAFKLKSPAILVIGDVVGAAMDAARELEVRSA; encoded by the coding sequence ATGAACCCAAGCGTATGGCTAATCGGCGCCGGCCCAGGCGACCCGGAACTGCTCACTCTCAAGGCGGTGCGTGCCCTCGGCCTGGCCGACGTGGTGCTGATCGATGACCTGGTCAACCCGCAGGTGTTGCAGCACTGCCCCGACGCCCGGGTGATCCGCGTGGGCAAGCGCGGCGGCTGCCGCTCGACGCCCCAGGCCTTCATCCATCGCCTGATGCTGCGCTATGCCCGCCAGGGCAAGGTGGTCGCGCGCCTCAAGGGCGGCGACCCGTGCATCTTCGGCCGTGGTGGCGAAGAAGCCGACTGGCTGGCCGCCCGCGGCGTGCATTGCGAGATCGTCAACGGCATCACCGCCGGCCTGGCTGCGGCGACCCGCTGCGGCATCTCCCTGACCCTGCGCGGCATCGCACGCGGCGTCACTCTGGTTACCGCCCACACCCAGGATGGCAGCTCGCCCAACTGGCAGGCGCTGGCCGACAGCGGCACGACGCTGGTGGTGTACATGGGCATCGCTACTCTGGCCGATACCCGCCAGCATCTGCTCGATGCCGGTATGGCGGCGCACACCGCCGTGGCGATGATCGAGAACGCCTCGCTACCGGATCAACGCGAGTGCCGTAGCACGCTGCTGGACATGGCCGACGCTGCACTGGCATTCAAGCTGAAAAGCCCGGCCATTCTGGTCATCGGCGATGTGGTTGGCGCTGCTATGGATGCTGCGCGAGAACTTGAGGTACGCAGCGCCTGA
- a CDS encoding DUF2489 domain-containing protein yields the protein MGPDHLLILLAVLIVVALTLYAAYLWRQVWARQRQQSDARHAQRQRLHDDLRVLASCLLDGQVPLIEGAIRIKVLLDNYDSTLSLTPQVQVFQHLYEATEHVPTHADWKALSRAERRQHDSRFAELTLAHDQQAREAARWLLDEGLNTRP from the coding sequence ATGGGGCCTGATCACCTGCTGATCCTGCTCGCGGTACTGATTGTCGTAGCACTGACCCTGTACGCCGCTTATCTGTGGCGCCAGGTCTGGGCCAGGCAGCGCCAGCAGAGCGATGCTCGCCACGCCCAGCGCCAGCGTCTTCACGATGATTTACGGGTACTGGCCAGTTGCCTGCTCGACGGCCAGGTACCCCTGATCGAAGGCGCGATCCGCATCAAGGTACTGCTCGATAATTACGACAGCACGCTTAGCCTGACACCCCAGGTTCAGGTCTTTCAGCACCTGTACGAAGCGACCGAACACGTGCCTACCCACGCTGACTGGAAAGCCCTGAGCAGGGCCGAGCGCCGCCAACACGATAGTCGATTTGCCGAATTGACCCTGGCGCACGACCAGCAAGCCCGGGAGGCTGCACGCTGGCTGCTCGACGAGGGACTGAACACCCGCCCATAG
- a CDS encoding DUF6231 family protein: MSHITSTRTPQQSLAALLQRYEPKRLLLIGASEQPAVNAFRQAHPQSLIAHAATGNLPAELAGQRFDLAIVVDCLEHMPKRDGLQLLGGIRNLNASRMAVLVDLQASGWKDTDFFGLALHVSERFARDEQVLSLFTYDLLDYKQAPDWLNAKFWANPENFGKYWW; this comes from the coding sequence ATGAGCCACATCACTTCTACCCGTACGCCACAACAATCGTTGGCAGCTCTACTGCAGCGTTATGAGCCCAAACGCCTGCTGCTGATCGGCGCCAGCGAACAACCTGCCGTCAATGCCTTCAGGCAAGCGCACCCACAGAGCTTGATCGCCCATGCCGCCACCGGCAACCTGCCCGCAGAACTCGCCGGGCAGCGTTTCGATCTCGCCATCGTGGTCGACTGCCTGGAGCACATGCCTAAACGCGATGGCCTGCAACTGCTCGGTGGTATACGCAATTTGAATGCCAGCCGCATGGCCGTCCTGGTCGACCTGCAGGCCAGTGGCTGGAAAGACACCGATTTCTTCGGCCTCGCCCTGCATGTCAGCGAGCGCTTCGCACGGGATGAGCAGGTACTCAGCCTATTCACCTATGACCTGCTGGATTACAAACAGGCCCCCGACTGGCTGAACGCCAAGTTCTGGGCCAACCCGGAAAATTTCGGCAAGTACTGGTGGTAA